Within the Streptomyces sp. YIM 121038 genome, the region TGCTGGCCGCCGGGCCCCGAGGAGCGCGAGAAACGCCACAGGAGCTCGGCCTCCGGCAGGACGACCGAGCCACGGATGACGTGTTCGCGACCAGACATGTCTCCTATGATCCCGCGTCGGGCGGCCGTACGACACCCGTTTTCCGCCGCCGCGGCCGCCTCGCGGGGCACCTTCGGTAAAGAAAGTAAAGAAGCGCGTCCGCATATGGAACCTTGGATACCCCCCACGGCGTTCATAAGGGTGCCGGTAGCTTCGCCCTCAGAGTGAAGCCCGCACATAGGCGACTAGGGAAGGGACTCCCAACAATGGCTGTAAGCCTGTCCAAGGGCGGCAACGTCTCGCTCACCAAGGAGGCACCGGGCCTGACCGCCGTCACGGTCGGCCTCGGCTGGGACGTCCGCACCACCACGGGTACCGACTTCGACCTGGACGCCTCCGCGATCGCGGTGAACACCCAGGGCAAGGTCTATTCGGACGCCCACTTCGTCTTCTTCAACAACAAGGCGACGCCGGACCAGACGATCGTCCACACCGGTGACAACGTCACGGGCCAGGGCGAGGGCGACGACGAGCAGATCAACGTCAACCTCGCGGGCCTGCCCGCCGACATCGAGAAGATCGTCTTCCCGGTCTCGATCTACGACGCCGAGAACCGCTCGCAGAACTTCGGCCAGGTCCGCAACGCGTTCATCCGCATCGTGAACCAGGCCGGCGGCGCCGAGATCGCCCGCTACGACCTGTCGGAGGACGCCGCCACCGAGACCGCCATGGTCTTCGGCGAGCTCTACCGCAACGGCGCCGAGTGGAAGTTCCGCGCCGTCGGCCAGGGCTACGCCTCGGGCCTGGTCGGCATCGCCCAGGACTTCGGCGTCAACGTCTGAGTCCCCAGCGACTGACCACGGGCCCCGGCCGGACTGCCTCCGGCCGGGGCCCGTCCCGTGTCCGCCCCAAGACGCGGGCCGCGCGGGGAACTTCGCGGCGCGGGACGGCGTTGCCAGGACGACGTGCGCACAGCGCGCGCGGCCGACGGGTACGACACGGGCAGAAGCCGAGGTGGCGCGGAATGGCTATGTGGGACCGGATCAAAGACCAGGCCAAGAACCTGCAGCAGACGCAGGGCGGGCGCACCTCCGGCGGGCCCGGCGCCCCTGGCCACGGCACGCACGGCAGCGGCTCCAAGGGGTCCAAGGCCCAGCTGATCGGCCTGCTCAAGACCCAGCTGACCTCGCTCAAGTCGGAGCTGAAGAGCGGCGCCTACCGCGACGCGAGCATGGCCATGTGCGCCCTGGTGGCCGCCGCCGACGGCACCGTCGACCCGGCCGAGCGCCAGCACGTCGAGTCCCTGATCCTGCAGAACGACGTGTTGCAGAACTTCCCCCCGGACCAGCTCCGCCAGCGCTTCAACAAGCACGCG harbors:
- a CDS encoding TerB family tellurite resistance protein, encoding MAMWDRIKDQAKNLQQTQGGRTSGGPGAPGHGTHGSGSKGSKAQLIGLLKTQLTSLKSELKSGAYRDASMAMCALVAAADGTVDPAERQHVESLILQNDVLQNFPPDQLRQRFNKHADQLSFNFQQGKAAVMQEIAKAAKKPAEARAVVQTGFVIAGADGYVAPAEEQVLREACATLGLSPQEFGL
- a CDS encoding TerD family protein, producing the protein MAVSLSKGGNVSLTKEAPGLTAVTVGLGWDVRTTTGTDFDLDASAIAVNTQGKVYSDAHFVFFNNKATPDQTIVHTGDNVTGQGEGDDEQINVNLAGLPADIEKIVFPVSIYDAENRSQNFGQVRNAFIRIVNQAGGAEIARYDLSEDAATETAMVFGELYRNGAEWKFRAVGQGYASGLVGIAQDFGVNV